A part of Osmerus mordax isolate fOsmMor3 chromosome 10, fOsmMor3.pri, whole genome shotgun sequence genomic DNA contains:
- the mto1 gene encoding protein MTO1 homolog, mitochondrial: MLAWKLPLRLPHNFLSLPLARPASGIARRQYDVIVVGGGHAGTEAAAGAARVGAETLLITQKMHTIGALSCNPSLGGVGKGQLVREVDALDGLCGRAGDWAGVHFSILNRSKGPAVWGPRAQLDRQRYRHFIQAELLSTPRLTVVEGSVEELLVSDSLPDEPGQHRVTGVTLVGASHPLLASSVVLTTGTFLSGFLFMGQTNSPGGRMGDAPSSAGLSNTLRERLGLQVGRLRTGTPPRILKASVDLSLAQLSEPDKHPTPFSFINTHVHCKPEEQLPCHLTQTTAGVERVVRDSLHLNCHIQQDTKGPRYCPSIESRVLRFPGRQHQVWLEPEGLTSDLLYPQGLSMTMPPDLQLRLLREIPPLHRAEIHTPGYGVQYDYVCPTQLSPSLQVKSTQGLFLAGQINGTTGYEEAAAQGLWAGVNAGRAALSLPPLALSRTQSYIGVLVDDLVGRGVTEPYRMFTSRAEFRTSLRPDNADLRLTPRGFEEVGCVSPGRHQEVLRVSEALQGGLDALLSLRLPASRWRDKLGLVGVSETKSSTLSGVDLLQYKDVSFQMLASAFPECLSPYLEFAQRLKIEAVYRPHCEKQRREMERIRREDGLSLPQDLDYLSLPVGLSQEVREVLDRARPSTLGAASRLPGMTPAGVVNLLNYVHKTHASHPPSSAPPGARPAGRGGRGAGDPLSTSVK; this comes from the exons atgttggCATGGAAACTGCCCCTGAGGCTTCCACACAACTTCCTGTCCCTTCCGCTCGCCCGGCCAGCAAGTGGCATTGCCAGGCGGCAGTATGATGTCATCGTGGTTGGAGGGGGGCACGCGGGGACGGAGGCGGCCGCAGGTGCTGCCAGGGTGGGGGCAGAGACCCTCCTCATCACACAGAAGATGCACACCATCG GGGCGCTGTCCTGCAACCCCTCCCTGGGGGGCGTGGGGAAGGGCCAGCTGGTGAGGGAGGTGGATGCCCTGGACGGGCTGTGTGGCCGGGCGGGGGACTGGGCGGGGGTCCACTTCTCCATCCTAAACCGCAGCAAAGGCCCGGCCGTGTGGGGGCCTCGTGCCCAGCTGGACCGCCAGCGCTACCGCCACTTCATCCAG GCAGAGCTGCTGTCCACCCCCAGGCTGACGGTGGTTGAGGGCTctgtggaggagctgctggTGTCGGACTCCCTCCCAGATGAACCAGGGCAACACAGAGTCACTGGGGTCACTCTGG TGGGGGCAAGCCATCCCCTCCTGGCCAGCTCAGTGGTACTGACCACAGGCACCTTCCTGTCTGGCTTCCTCTTTATGGGCCAAACCAACTCTcctggggggaggatgggggacgcCCCCTCCAGCGCTGGGCTGTCCAACAccctgagggagaggctggggctgcaggTGGGCCGGCTGAGGACTGGAACCCCCCCGCGCATCCTGAAGGCCTCGGTAGACCTGTCCCTGGCTCAGCTCTCAGAACCAGACAAACACCCCACACCATTCAGCTTCatcaacacacacgtgcactgcAAG CCGGAGGAGCAGCTGCCATGTCATCTCACCCAGACCACAGctggggtagagagggtggtgaGAGACAGTCTGCACCTCAACTGTCACATCCAGCAGGACACCAAGGGACCCAG GTACTGCCCGTCCATCGAGTCGCGAGTGCTGCGGTTTCCGGGGCGACAGCACCAAGTGTGGCTGGAGCCGGAGGGTTTGACCTCCGACCTCCTGTACCCCCAGGGCCTGTCCATGACCATGCCCCCTGACCTGCAGCTCCGCCTCCTCAGGGAGATCCCTCCTCTGCACCGGGCAGAGATACACACTCCTG GTTACGGGGTGCAGTATGACTATGTGTGTCCCACCCAgctgtccccctccctgcaGGTGAAGAGCACGCAGGGCCTCTTCCTCGCTGGCCAGATCAACGGCACTACCGGGTACGAGGAGGCAGCAGCTCAG GGCCTGTGGGCGGGGGTGAACGCTGGCCGGGccgccctctccctgccccccctggcgCTGTCCAGGACCCAGAGCTACATCGGCGTTCTGGTGGACGACCTGGTGGGTCGCGGAGTGACGGAACCCTACCGCATGTTCACCAGCCGGGCTGAGTTCAGGACGTCCCTCAGACCCGACAACGCCGACCTGCGCCTCACCCCCAGAG GATTTGAGGAAGTGGGCTGCGTGTCGCCCGGGCGGCACCAGGAAGTGCTGAGGGTGAGCGAGGCGCTCCAGGGAGGCTTGGACGCCCTGCTCTCGCTCCGTCTGCCGGCCAGTCGCTGGAGGGACAAGCTGGGCCTCGTGGGAGTGAGTGAGACCAAGAGCTCCACCCTGAG TGGTGTGGATCTGTTACAGTATAAAGACGTGTCCTTCCAAATGCTGGCCTCCGCCTTCCCAGAATGCCTTTCGCCTTACCTGGAATTCGCACAGAGACTCAAGATTGAAG cggTCTACAGGCCCCACTGTgagaagcagaggagggagatggagaggatccGGAGGGAGGACGGTCTCTCGCTGCCCCAGGACCTGGACTACCTGAGCCTGCCTGTGGGCCTCTCTCAGGAGGTCCGCGAGGTCCTGGACCGTGCTCGGCCCAGCACG CTGGGTGCAGCCAGCCGTTTGCCCGGCATGACCCCGGCAGGTGTGGTGAACCTACTGAACTACGTCCACAAGACACAcgcctcccacccaccctcctcagcccccccgGGGGCCCGGCCAGCaggaagggggggcaggggggctggggaccctctctctacctcagtgAAATAA